DNA from Lentilitoribacter sp. Alg239-R112:
TCTAATGGATAAACATTCCAAACAGCCTCAAAGGTCTCATTTATAAAGAGTTAGGCCTTTTTAACCCACCGACGATCGGGGGTTTGTTGCCAGTAAGTTTTTTCCATTCCACTCTTTGAAAAAGCCTTCCACTGAGCGCGTGCACGTTCTAATTGCTCTTGGTCATGGCCATCGAACATATAAACAATTCTATCGCATTCATCTGCATTGGGCTCTTCGCCCATATCTACAACAAAGCGAACTTGTGCATTATTTGCACTATCACCTAATGTGGTGAGCAAAACTGGTTGCAGTTCTGCATTTTCATCGCCAACCTTGCCATGAGCTAAAAAACTGTCTTCACGATAGGTCCAAAGATGATTGTCAAGAATATCTAATCGCTCTTCGGACCCACAATGAATACAAGCTTTCCAGCCACGCGCGATGCTTTTTTCCAAAAGCTGCGGCAGCGTATCTTCAAGCCTTGTTTCTGTTAGATGATAGAAAAGTATTTCTGCCATTATGTAATTTGTTCATTATTCATAATTTTGTTCAACCAACTGATTTAACAATCGAACCCCGAAACCTGAGCCCCAAGATGTGTTGATATCCGTTTTTGGCGATCCCATTGCTGTTCCAGCTACATCCAAGTGCGCCCAAGGTGTTTCACCCACGAAGCGTTGCAAAAACTGAGCTGCCGTGATGGAACCGGCATGGCGCCCACCGGTATTCTTCATATCAGCAAATTTACTATCAATCATTTTATCGTATTCTTTATCCAGCGGAAGGCGCCAAACACGTTCTCTGGTATTTAAACCCGCCTCGCTGATTTGATCTGCCAACTCATCATTGTTAGAAAATAATCCAGCATGATGATTGCCAAGAGCCACCAGAACAGCGCCAGTTAGTGTAGCTAAATTGATCATGAATTGCGGATTAAAACGTGTGTTGCAATAATGAAGCGCATCGCACAGGACAAGGCGTCCTTCTGCATCAGTATTAATCACCTCAATAGTCTGCCCGGACATGGATGTTACAATATCACCAGGGCGCTGGGCTTTTCCATCAGGCATATTTTCAACAAGACCGAGAATACCCACAACATTTGTTTTGGCTTTCCGCATAGCAAGCGTTTTCATCAAGCCAATAACAGCGGCAGCACCGCCCATATCACCCTTCATATCTTCCATACCGCCAGCAGGCTTGATGGAAATACCACCCGTATCGAACACGACCCCTTTTCCAACAAATGCAATTGGTGCTTCTGATTTTTTCCCACCATCCCAGCGCATGATTGCAAGACGGGGAGGACGCTCGGACCCTAAAGAAACACCCAATAAGGCGTTCATCCCTAACTTGCTCATTTGTTTTTCAGTGAGAATTTCAGTCTTAATACCAAATTCTTCGAGCGCCTTAGCTTCTGCTGCAAATTCCACAGGTCCGAGTGTATTCGCTGGCTCGTTGACCATGTTGCGCGCTAAAATCACACCCTGAACAATAGCATCCTGTTCAACAAAACTCTTCTTAATTTTCAAATGATTTACGTCAACAATCTTTATCTTGCGAACTTTGTCGGCATCTTTTTTCTTAGTGACCGTCTTATACTGATCAAAGTCATATGCGCGTAATGTTAAGCCGGCTGCAAGATGAGCAATGAGATCTTCACTCTGACCTTCGCCTGCGGAATTCGTAAAAACATTGACCTTTTCAGCGGAGCCTATTTTTGCGCAAATCTGCCCACCTAGATTGAGCCATTGGTTCACCTCATCAAGTTCACCATTTCCAATACCAACCACGAGAACTTTGCCGTAATTTGAACCATCCGGCGCTATAAAAGTGAACGATTCACCTGATTTTGCAGAAAAATCTGCGAGCTTGGCTGCTTTTGAGATCAGTTTATCATCAGCAATATTTTCAATATCAGCAGGATACTCATCAACTTTATCGACAACAAAAACAGCTAAATCACAGGCAGTTTTTGATGTTTTGCTGAAAGTTAGATCTATTTTCATAATGTTTGCTCTCCAATTACCCAATTTTGCTTCTTAGGGCTGCGATTCGTGGTTTATTTATGTACTTAGCGCAGTTAGGATGTCTTTCACAGAGCGTCGCAGGTATGCGTATTATTTTGTGAACGAAAAGAGTAATTTATTAACCACATTTATTTGCTAAATATTACCCATTATTTGATCATATGATATAATGGTATGGTAAGTTTAGTTTACGTCTCCTCTCTTGTTTCTTCTCACTACCGAAATGAGCCGAGAACGCGTTTGACTTTAGTGGGACAGTAACAATTTTGTATTTGGGACGAATTAAAATATGAAGCAGATAGAACGCTACATATTTGGGCGAATTGCCTCGCTGACCCTATTGTCACTCTCTGCGATTACCATTCTTGCACTCACAACACAGATTTTAATAAGAGTTGATGTTTTAACAACGTCGAACAGTGCCCTCCTCACATTTTTCAAACTATCTCTGACCCTCGTTCCTGAAGTCGTGCTTGCCGTTGCCCCATTTGCTCTGCTTGTTGGCATTGGCCGGATTTTGACAACCATGAATGAAGACAGCGAACTCGTGGTTATTGAAGCCTCAGGCGCGTCAAATATATTTATTGCAAAACCTATTATTTTATTCTCAGTATTGTTAGGCATAGGCCTTCTATTGGTCGCTAACTTTGCTGGGCCGAAAGCAAATCGAAACCTCTATTCCATTCTATCTGGTTCGAATACAGATATTATCTCTCTCGCCATATCATCAGGAAAATTCCGCAAGATTGAGAACGGTCTTTACATTCAAGTAGCAGAATCACTGCCAGGTGGTGGCATGGGCGGGATCTTCTTATCCGACCGCCGCGATCCATCGGCTGAACTGATATATTATGCCAAAGTTGGCACGTTAAAGAAAACTGATAACGCCAACTTGCTTGTCATGAATGATGGTGAAATTCACCGCAGCGCGGCGGGCGGCGAGCAAGTTTCTGTGGTTAATTTCAAATCCTATGTCCTTGATATGGCATCATTTATCCCTAGCACAGAAAAAGGCGACCCGCTTCCCAAAGAATTATATCTACCGGAATTACTTGAGCCTGACACCACAAATTCGAACTATGAAAGTCATCGTTTATTTTATAATTATGAAATTCATTTTAGATTATCGAGCTGGCTTTACACCATTGCATTCGGAGCGATCATGGCTGCTTTTTTGGCCAATGCTCAATCGAACCGCGCTCAGCATTTTCAAAGAATTGCATCCGCAGTGATTACGTGCGTCATCGTGCGCGTCATTGCGGGTATTATTCTTGAAAACTCCAAAACATCAGTCTTCGCGGGTGCTTTAAACTATATATTCCCAATTTTTGTTACGTTGTTATTCATGCTTCAAATCTATGCGGGTTATAGTTTGAAGCTTCCCAAATCTGCACAAAATTTAATTGATCGATTACAGGAACGCATCACATCAATATTTGAACGTCGTACAAAACCTACTTCACAAACCAAAAATAACGGGGCCGTTTGATGATCCTGCTTGGCGTTCTATCGAGATATATTGCAAAACGTTACCTGTTTAGCTTCACAATGAACCTCATTGCAATCAGTGCCTTGATATTTGTTGTTGATTTTGGAGAAACGGCTCGACGTTTTTCTAATGTTGCAGGATATTCTGCTGATATCGCAGCGTTTTTATCCCTCTTGCGGATACCTGTACTTATCCAGATATCCATTCCATTTATGGTGCTCATCGCGACAATCTCAACGCTTTTAAACCTTAGCAAAAAATACGAACTGGTGATTGCAAGGGCAAGCGGGTTGTCTGCTTGGCAATTTTTGTTGCCTATCATTGTATGTAATCTCGTGATTGGTGCTCTATCGATTACAACACTCAATCCATTGGGGGCTTATACGGCTCGTCTAGCGGATGAAATCGCAACGTCAAACGGCTTTGGCGATACATTTAGTTCCGGTCAGGAAAATCCACCCTGGCTAAGACAGACAACATCCGAGGGTACGACAATCATTGGCGCGCGCAGCCAGACAGATAACGGTCAGCTCCTCAATCAGGTTACTTTTCTTCGTTTAGATGCAGATGATATAATTTCAGATCGGGTTGAAGCAAAGCAAGCAAGACTTTCTGATGGTTACTGGCAACTGAATGATGTGAGTATTATCAAAAATGGCGAAGCTGCTAAAAAGACAGCGATACTAAAAATTAAAACTAATTTGCAGCCGGAATTTATTGAGGAGGCATTTTCTTCAGCTGATTCTGTTTCATTTTTTGATTTGCCAACCAAAATTGATGCAGCTAATTCTTTTGGTTTAAAAGCAAGCAGTTACATCACTAAATTTCATCAATTATTGGCACTTCCGGCGTTTTTGGTGGCCATGACATTCATCGCAGGCATGGTTTCCCTCACATTTGTGCGCTTTGGGCAGTCACTTTATGCGATTATGGGTGGAATCCTTGCCGGGTTTCTGCTTTATGTGCTTTCGGAACTTATATCGGCCTTCGGTGAAGCAGGTGCAATTCCACCGATAGTGGCGGCTTGGATTCCTGTCATTATCGCATCAACAATTGGAGGCACAGT
Protein-coding regions in this window:
- a CDS encoding leucyl aminopeptidase; its protein translation is MKIDLTFSKTSKTACDLAVFVVDKVDEYPADIENIADDKLISKAAKLADFSAKSGESFTFIAPDGSNYGKVLVVGIGNGELDEVNQWLNLGGQICAKIGSAEKVNVFTNSAGEGQSEDLIAHLAAGLTLRAYDFDQYKTVTKKKDADKVRKIKIVDVNHLKIKKSFVEQDAIVQGVILARNMVNEPANTLGPVEFAAEAKALEEFGIKTEILTEKQMSKLGMNALLGVSLGSERPPRLAIMRWDGGKKSEAPIAFVGKGVVFDTGGISIKPAGGMEDMKGDMGGAAAVIGLMKTLAMRKAKTNVVGILGLVENMPDGKAQRPGDIVTSMSGQTIEVINTDAEGRLVLCDALHYCNTRFNPQFMINLATLTGAVLVALGNHHAGLFSNNDELADQISEAGLNTRERVWRLPLDKEYDKMIDSKFADMKNTGGRHAGSITAAQFLQRFVGETPWAHLDVAGTAMGSPKTDINTSWGSGFGVRLLNQLVEQNYE
- the lptG gene encoding LPS export ABC transporter permease LptG, which translates into the protein MILLGVLSRYIAKRYLFSFTMNLIAISALIFVVDFGETARRFSNVAGYSADIAAFLSLLRIPVLIQISIPFMVLIATISTLLNLSKKYELVIARASGLSAWQFLLPIIVCNLVIGALSITTLNPLGAYTARLADEIATSNGFGDTFSSGQENPPWLRQTTSEGTTIIGARSQTDNGQLLNQVTFLRLDADDIISDRVEAKQARLSDGYWQLNDVSIIKNGEAAKKTAILKIKTNLQPEFIEEAFSSADSVSFFDLPTKIDAANSFGLKASSYITKFHQLLALPAFLVAMTFIAGMVSLTFVRFGQSLYAIMGGILAGFLLYVLSELISAFGEAGAIPPIVAAWIPVIIASTIGGTVLLHKEDG
- a CDS encoding LptF/LptG family permease, encoding MKQIERYIFGRIASLTLLSLSAITILALTTQILIRVDVLTTSNSALLTFFKLSLTLVPEVVLAVAPFALLVGIGRILTTMNEDSELVVIEASGASNIFIAKPIILFSVLLGIGLLLVANFAGPKANRNLYSILSGSNTDIISLAISSGKFRKIENGLYIQVAESLPGGGMGGIFLSDRRDPSAELIYYAKVGTLKKTDNANLLVMNDGEIHRSAAGGEQVSVVNFKSYVLDMASFIPSTEKGDPLPKELYLPELLEPDTTNSNYESHRLFYNYEIHFRLSSWLYTIAFGAIMAAFLANAQSNRAQHFQRIASAVITCVIVRVIAGIILENSKTSVFAGALNYIFPIFVTLLFMLQIYAGYSLKLPKSAQNLIDRLQERITSIFERRTKPTSQTKNNGAV
- a CDS encoding DNA polymerase III subunit chi; translated protein: MAEILFYHLTETRLEDTLPQLLEKSIARGWKACIHCGSEERLDILDNHLWTYREDSFLAHGKVGDENAELQPVLLTTLGDSANNAQVRFVVDMGEEPNADECDRIVYMFDGHDQEQLERARAQWKAFSKSGMEKTYWQQTPDRRWVKKA